The Agromyces mariniharenae genome includes a window with the following:
- a CDS encoding LacI family DNA-binding transcriptional regulator, producing MAVSVRDVAAAASVSVGTVSNVLNRPEKVAPDTVARVMAAIDELGFVRNDAARQLRAGRSRSIGLVVLDVRNPFFTDVARGAEDRAAEDSMTILLGNSDENVDRERAYLDLFEEQRVHGVLISPLGDDETRLQRLRGRDTPVVLVDRVSEDRTLSSVSVDDVVGGELAVRHLIETGRRRIAFVGGPITIRQVADRLEGARRAVEAEPDATLEVIETESLTVLEGRAAGEAIRERPAGERPDAVFAANDLLAMGVLQALNMLGSVRVPDDVALIGYDDIDFASAAVVPLSSIRQPASLIGYTAVDLLLKEAARGEGFTAEQVVFQPELVVRDSTRVRA from the coding sequence ATGGCAGTGAGTGTCCGCGACGTGGCGGCCGCGGCATCCGTGTCGGTGGGCACGGTCTCGAACGTGCTCAACCGGCCCGAGAAGGTCGCGCCCGACACCGTCGCGCGCGTCATGGCGGCGATCGACGAGCTCGGGTTCGTGCGCAACGACGCTGCACGGCAGCTGCGGGCGGGGCGCAGCCGCAGCATCGGGCTCGTGGTGCTCGACGTGCGCAACCCGTTCTTCACCGACGTCGCGCGCGGCGCCGAGGACCGGGCGGCCGAGGACAGCATGACCATCCTGCTCGGCAACAGCGACGAGAACGTCGACCGCGAGCGCGCGTACCTCGACCTCTTCGAGGAGCAGCGCGTGCACGGCGTGCTCATCTCGCCGCTCGGCGACGACGAGACGCGGCTGCAGCGACTGCGCGGCCGGGACACGCCCGTCGTGCTCGTCGACCGCGTCTCCGAGGACCGCACCCTCTCGTCCGTTTCGGTCGACGATGTCGTGGGCGGTGAGCTCGCCGTACGCCACCTCATCGAGACCGGGCGCCGGCGCATCGCGTTCGTCGGCGGGCCGATCACCATCCGCCAGGTGGCCGACCGACTCGAGGGCGCGCGTCGCGCGGTCGAGGCCGAGCCCGACGCGACGCTCGAGGTGATCGAGACCGAGTCGCTCACCGTGCTCGAGGGCCGAGCGGCCGGCGAGGCGATCCGCGAGCGGCCGGCCGGCGAGCGCCCCGACGCGGTCTTCGCGGCGAACGACCTGCTCGCCATGGGCGTGCTGCAGGCGCTCAACATGCTCGGCTCGGTGCGCGTGCCCGACGACGTCGCCCTCATCGGCTACGACGACATCGACTTCGCGTCGGCCGCCGTGGTGCCGCTGTCGTCGATCCGGCAGCCCGCGTCCCTCATCGGCTACACGGCCGTCGACCTGCTGCTCAAGGAGGCGGCGAGGGGCGAGGGGTTCACCGCGGAGCAGGTGGTGTTCCAGCCCGAGCTCGTGGTGCGCGACTCGACGCGGGTGCGCGCGTAG
- a CDS encoding MFS transporter — translation MFRSLASADYRIWFVGALVSNIGAWMQATAQNWVVLTELTANDALAVGITMALQFAPQLLLVPITGLIADRFERRRILMVTQSCLMLLGLALGLLLILGHAELWHLYGFALALGIVNAVDTPARQTFVADLVSGSDMSNAVALNSASFNAARMIGPAVAGLLIVLVGSGWVFVINAATFLAVLVALRLLRDMKLRRMPRASSPGQFVAGFRYVAGRPDLVIVFVIVFIIGAFGMNFPIFSSTMAVEFGRGAGEYGLLNSIIAIGSLTGALLAARRERARMRVIILASGFFGVAALVAALMPTFWTFAASTILIGFGAVTILTTANGYVQTTTEPDLRGRVMALYMAILVGGTPVGAPIVGAVAAEWGPRWALGVAAIAAGVAALIGVGWLVFARGMHLARHPQVRWRPVLQFADAPTAAIAVVPTRPVHVVRAEPRPVPEDFSEQVALTSPIALPRHPHAEREASNHASSQHDPSRHVAAPRHPPALLRELSAAPDEVRPLG, via the coding sequence ATGTTCCGATCCCTCGCCAGCGCCGACTACCGAATCTGGTTCGTCGGCGCACTCGTCTCCAACATCGGCGCCTGGATGCAGGCCACCGCCCAGAACTGGGTGGTCCTCACCGAGCTCACCGCGAACGACGCGCTCGCCGTGGGCATCACCATGGCACTGCAGTTCGCCCCGCAGCTCCTGCTCGTGCCCATCACCGGCCTCATCGCCGACCGGTTCGAGCGGCGCAGGATCCTCATGGTCACCCAGAGCTGCCTCATGCTCCTCGGCCTGGCGCTCGGGCTCCTGCTCATCCTCGGCCACGCGGAGCTCTGGCACCTCTACGGCTTCGCCCTCGCGCTCGGCATCGTCAACGCGGTCGACACCCCGGCGCGCCAGACCTTCGTCGCCGACCTCGTCTCGGGCTCCGACATGTCCAACGCGGTCGCGCTCAACTCGGCGTCGTTCAACGCGGCGCGCATGATCGGCCCGGCCGTCGCGGGCCTGCTCATCGTGCTCGTCGGCTCGGGCTGGGTCTTCGTCATCAACGCCGCGACGTTCCTCGCGGTGCTCGTCGCACTCCGGCTGCTGCGCGACATGAAGCTGCGACGGATGCCGCGGGCGAGCTCTCCTGGCCAGTTCGTCGCCGGGTTCCGCTACGTCGCCGGCCGTCCCGACCTCGTGATCGTGTTCGTGATCGTCTTCATCATCGGCGCGTTCGGCATGAACTTCCCGATCTTCTCGTCGACCATGGCGGTCGAGTTCGGGCGCGGCGCCGGCGAGTACGGCCTCCTCAACTCGATCATCGCGATCGGCTCGCTCACGGGAGCGCTGCTCGCCGCCCGGCGCGAGCGAGCGCGAATGCGCGTGATCATCCTCGCGTCGGGGTTCTTCGGCGTCGCCGCACTGGTCGCGGCGCTCATGCCCACGTTCTGGACGTTCGCCGCCTCGACCATCCTCATCGGCTTCGGCGCGGTGACCATCCTCACGACCGCGAACGGCTACGTGCAGACGACCACCGAGCCCGACCTCCGTGGGCGGGTCATGGCGTTGTACATGGCGATCCTCGTGGGCGGCACGCCCGTGGGCGCACCCATCGTGGGCGCCGTCGCCGCGGAGTGGGGTCCGCGCTGGGCGCTCGGCGTGGCCGCGATCGCCGCGGGCGTCGCCGCGCTCATCGGCGTGGGCTGGCTCGTGTTCGCCCGCGGCATGCACCTGGCGCGGCATCCGCAGGTCAGGTGGCGGCCCGTGCTGCAGTTCGCGGATGCCCCGACGGCGGCCATCGCGGTCGTCCCGACGCGGCCCGTGCACGTCGTGCGCGCCGAGCCGCGGCCCGTGCCCGAGGACTTCTCCGAGCAGGTGGCGCTCACGTCGCCGATCGCGCTGCCGCGGCATCCGCACGCCGAGCGCGAGGCGTCGAACCACGCGTCGTCGCAGCACGACCCGTCGCGGCACGTCGCCGCCCCGCGGCATCCGCCGGCCCTACTCCGCGAGCTGTCCGCGGCGCCGGATGAGGTACGCCCGCTCGGCTGA
- a CDS encoding M20/M25/M40 family metallo-hydrolase, with protein MKKHTRVAVGIASATAAITLAATGTAYAAVPTDTSALRNAVNADEIMQQLEGLQQIADANGGTRASGTPGYDESIEFIQTQLEAVGYEVTVQPFEFNSFRELSDPVFQQVSPNPTDYVQGEDFFTAEYSGSGNVTAPLEAVDLVLPPGAAASTSNSGCEPEDFAGFTIGNIALVQRGTCDFSVKAHNAAEAGAAGVIIFNEGQEGRQETLNPTLGDQFSDDLPVIGTSFAIGNDLAALLEQGEVVIHLETETEIELDVPTANLIAETPTGRDDRVVMAGAHLDSVPDGPGINDNGSGSATLLETALQMAELDIAPRNTVRFAWWGAEEAGLVGSQFYVDSLSKKQAQQIQLYLNFDMIGSPNYGRFVYDGSGDAFGIKGPTGSGNIERVFEEYFASQELASEPTAFDGRSDYDAFITRGIPAGGLFTGAEDAKEADEVALYGGLSTFEGAPVSYDPCYHQACDSMDPIDDGADAELYEALNDAYDGALEWNGTITNVNQTGLEEMADATAHAILTFAMSTSSVSGTAKASPTAMEHGERMGAHFRR; from the coding sequence GTGAAGAAGCACACCAGAGTCGCGGTGGGGATCGCGTCGGCCACGGCCGCCATCACCCTCGCCGCAACCGGCACCGCGTACGCAGCCGTGCCGACCGACACGAGCGCGCTGCGCAACGCCGTGAACGCCGACGAGATCATGCAGCAGCTCGAAGGCCTCCAGCAGATCGCCGACGCCAACGGCGGCACGCGGGCGAGCGGCACCCCCGGTTACGACGAGTCCATCGAGTTCATCCAGACCCAGCTCGAGGCCGTCGGCTACGAGGTGACCGTCCAGCCCTTCGAATTCAACTCGTTCCGCGAGCTGTCCGACCCCGTGTTCCAGCAGGTCTCGCCGAATCCCACCGACTACGTGCAGGGTGAGGACTTCTTCACGGCCGAGTACTCCGGCAGCGGCAACGTGACCGCCCCGCTCGAAGCCGTCGACCTCGTGCTGCCGCCCGGTGCGGCCGCCAGCACGTCGAACAGCGGCTGCGAGCCCGAGGACTTCGCGGGCTTCACCATCGGCAATATCGCACTGGTCCAGCGCGGCACGTGCGACTTCTCGGTGAAGGCGCACAACGCGGCCGAGGCCGGTGCCGCGGGCGTCATCATCTTCAACGAGGGCCAGGAGGGGCGCCAGGAGACGCTCAACCCGACGCTCGGCGACCAGTTCAGCGACGACCTGCCGGTGATCGGCACGTCGTTCGCCATCGGCAACGACCTCGCGGCGCTGCTCGAGCAGGGCGAGGTGGTCATCCACCTCGAGACCGAGACGGAGATCGAGCTCGACGTGCCGACCGCCAACCTCATCGCCGAGACGCCGACCGGTCGCGACGACCGCGTGGTGATGGCCGGCGCCCACCTCGACTCCGTCCCAGACGGCCCCGGCATCAACGACAACGGATCGGGTTCGGCCACCCTGCTCGAGACCGCGCTGCAGATGGCGGAGCTCGACATCGCGCCGCGCAACACCGTGCGCTTCGCGTGGTGGGGCGCCGAGGAGGCCGGCCTCGTCGGCTCGCAGTTCTACGTCGACTCGCTGAGCAAGAAGCAGGCGCAGCAGATCCAGCTGTACCTCAACTTCGACATGATCGGTTCGCCGAACTACGGGCGCTTCGTCTACGACGGCAGTGGCGACGCGTTCGGGATCAAGGGCCCGACCGGCAGCGGCAACATCGAGCGGGTCTTCGAGGAGTACTTCGCCTCGCAGGAGCTCGCCTCGGAGCCGACGGCCTTCGACGGTCGCTCGGACTACGACGCGTTCATCACCCGCGGCATCCCGGCCGGCGGCCTGTTCACCGGGGCCGAGGACGCCAAGGAGGCCGACGAGGTGGCCCTGTACGGCGGTCTCTCGACCTTCGAGGGCGCACCGGTGTCGTACGACCCGTGCTACCACCAGGCCTGCGACAGCATGGACCCGATCGATGACGGCGCCGACGCCGAGCTCTACGAGGCACTGAACGACGCCTACGACGGCGCGCTCGAGTGGAACGGCACGATCACCAACGTCAACCAGACCGGACTCGAGGAGATGGCGGACGCCACGGCGCACGCGATCCTCACGTTCGCGATGTCGACGAGCTCGGTGAGCGGCACGGCGAAGGCCTCGCCGACCGCGATGGAGCACGGCGAGCGGATGGGCGCGCACTTCCGGCGCTGA
- a CDS encoding MarR family winged helix-turn-helix transcriptional regulator gives MATIAEQSSELRLATFRLSRRIRAEKSDEALSDGQIAVLGNLYRNGTQTLGQLAERERVSAPSMNRTVNCLEEGGHLTRVADDVDRRKVNIALTEAGRVVVKETISKRDAWLTTRLRELSREDREVLARAAELMGGLATL, from the coding sequence ATGGCCACGATCGCAGAGCAGAGCAGCGAGCTGCGCCTGGCGACCTTCCGGCTGAGCCGGAGGATCCGCGCCGAGAAGTCCGACGAGGCCCTCTCCGACGGCCAGATCGCGGTGCTCGGCAACCTGTACCGCAACGGCACCCAGACGCTCGGCCAGCTGGCCGAGCGCGAGCGCGTCTCGGCGCCGTCCATGAACCGCACCGTCAACTGCCTCGAGGAGGGCGGCCACCTGACCCGGGTGGCCGACGACGTCGACCGTCGCAAGGTCAACATCGCCCTCACCGAGGCGGGCCGCGTCGTCGTGAAGGAGACCATCTCCAAGCGCGACGCGTGGCTCACCACCCGCCTCCGCGAACTCTCCCGGGAGGACCGCGAGGTGCTCGCCCGTGCCGCAGAGCTGATGGGAGGACTCGCCACCCTGTGA
- a CDS encoding RNA polymerase sigma factor, whose translation MDSTRVEAAITRVHREEWARVVASLARRFGDLDLAEEMAAEAFATAVERWPRDGVPPNPGAWITTTANHKAIDRLRREARRASKQQEALLLRDDSPPEPVGAVEDDRLRLLFTCCHPSLSMEARVALTLRMVGGLTVPEIAHAFLVQETTMGQRITRAKGKITAARIPYRVPEAEDLPARVASVLAVLYLVFNEGYLASGEASDPVRQDLTSEAIRMTRLVRSLLPDDGEVAGLLAVMLLTEARAAARVSASGELVTLDEQDRSTWNRAMLAEGLAIVRERLAVVARGDAVPGRYQVLAAISAVHTSVPDARDTDWSQVVALYDQLAALDPSPIVTLNRAIAVAELDGPAAGLDAIDRLGGPLDGYHAFHAARGDLLRRLERTADARAAYDRAIELAGNSAERAYLIRRRGQLAE comes from the coding sequence ATGGATTCGACGAGGGTCGAGGCGGCCATCACAAGGGTCCACCGGGAGGAGTGGGCGCGCGTCGTGGCGTCGCTGGCTCGCCGGTTCGGTGATCTCGACCTGGCCGAGGAGATGGCCGCCGAGGCCTTCGCGACCGCGGTCGAGCGGTGGCCGCGCGACGGCGTGCCGCCGAATCCCGGCGCCTGGATCACCACGACGGCCAACCACAAGGCGATCGATCGGCTGCGACGGGAGGCGCGCCGAGCCTCGAAGCAGCAGGAGGCGCTCCTGCTCCGCGACGACAGCCCGCCCGAGCCGGTCGGCGCGGTCGAGGACGACCGGCTCCGTCTGCTCTTCACCTGCTGCCACCCCTCGCTGTCGATGGAGGCACGCGTGGCGCTGACGCTGCGCATGGTCGGCGGCCTCACCGTGCCCGAGATCGCCCACGCGTTCCTGGTGCAGGAGACCACCATGGGCCAGCGCATCACCCGCGCGAAGGGCAAGATCACGGCCGCCCGGATCCCGTACCGGGTGCCCGAGGCCGAGGACCTGCCGGCCCGGGTCGCGAGCGTCCTGGCCGTGCTCTACCTCGTCTTCAACGAGGGATACCTCGCCTCGGGCGAGGCGTCCGATCCCGTGCGTCAGGACCTCACGTCCGAGGCCATCCGGATGACACGGCTGGTCCGTTCCCTGCTGCCCGACGACGGCGAGGTCGCCGGACTCCTCGCGGTCATGCTGCTCACCGAAGCGAGGGCCGCGGCGCGGGTCTCGGCGTCGGGCGAACTCGTAACGCTGGACGAGCAGGACCGAAGCACGTGGAACCGGGCCATGCTCGCCGAGGGCCTCGCCATCGTGCGCGAGCGCCTCGCCGTCGTCGCTCGGGGCGACGCGGTGCCCGGCCGCTACCAGGTGCTCGCCGCGATCAGCGCGGTGCACACGTCGGTGCCCGATGCGCGCGACACCGACTGGTCGCAGGTCGTCGCCCTCTACGACCAGCTGGCCGCGCTCGACCCGAGCCCGATCGTGACCCTGAACCGGGCGATCGCGGTCGCCGAGCTCGACGGCCCCGCGGCCGGCCTCGACGCGATCGATCGCCTCGGCGGGCCCCTCGACGGGTACCACGCCTTCCATGCAGCGCGCGGCGACCTGCTGCGGCGTCTCGAACGCACGGCCGACGCCCGCGCGGCCTACGACCGGGCGATCGAGCTGGCCGGCAACTCAGCCGAGCGGGCGTACCTCATCCGGCGCCGCGGACAGCTCGCGGAGTAG
- a CDS encoding alpha-E domain-containing protein, whose product MLSRIAESLFWIGRYIERSDGTARILDVHLQLLLEDPWIDEDTACRSLLSVMGSEAEPGASLTRDDVITLLAVDRTHPASIAHSIAAARENARRAREIVSTELWEALNQTNARMPRRVAHDKTHEFFRWVRDRSALAIGVVDSATSRDEAWQFFSLGRSIERADMTARLLATRSLTEASGPSWTTILRSCGGYEAYLRSYRGVPSTQSAAEFLLLDRLFPRSIISSVIRAEDSLREIDPRAGRVGVTDQARRLLGQIRSEFEYRPIAEILTDLPGNMEHVQEVVSGASEAIRQRYFPASVAPVWIGEVS is encoded by the coding sequence ATGCTGAGCCGCATCGCCGAATCCCTCTTCTGGATCGGCCGCTACATCGAGCGCAGCGACGGCACCGCGCGCATCCTCGACGTGCACCTGCAGCTGCTCCTCGAGGACCCGTGGATCGACGAGGACACCGCCTGCCGTTCCCTGCTCTCGGTCATGGGCTCCGAGGCCGAGCCGGGCGCGAGCCTCACGCGCGACGACGTCATCACGCTCCTCGCGGTCGACCGCACGCACCCCGCCTCGATCGCGCACTCCATCGCCGCCGCCCGCGAGAACGCCCGCCGGGCCCGCGAGATCGTCTCGACCGAGCTGTGGGAGGCCCTCAACCAGACGAACGCACGGATGCCGCGACGCGTCGCCCACGACAAGACGCACGAGTTCTTCCGCTGGGTCCGCGACCGTTCGGCGCTCGCGATCGGCGTCGTCGACTCCGCGACGAGCCGCGACGAGGCGTGGCAGTTCTTCTCGCTCGGACGCTCGATCGAGCGCGCCGACATGACCGCGCGCCTGCTCGCGACCCGATCGCTGACCGAGGCGAGCGGCCCGAGCTGGACCACGATCCTCCGCAGCTGCGGCGGCTACGAGGCGTACCTCCGGAGCTACCGCGGGGTGCCGTCGACGCAGTCGGCGGCGGAGTTCCTGCTGCTCGACCGGCTGTTCCCGCGCTCGATCATCTCGAGCGTCATCCGCGCCGAGGATTCGCTCCGCGAGATCGACCCGAGGGCAGGCCGCGTCGGCGTCACCGACCAGGCCCGGCGCCTGCTCGGCCAGATCCGGTCGGAGTTCGAGTACCGCCCGATCGCCGAGATCCTCACCGACCTGCCGGGCAACATGGAGCACGTGCAGGAGGTCGTCTCGGGCGCGAGCGAGGCGATCCGGCAGCGGTACTTCCCCGCGAGCGTCGCGCCGGTCTGGATCGGGGAGGTCTCGTGA
- a CDS encoding FAD-binding protein, translated as MTERNWAGTYAYRAPIVQAGTIEDVQALVRAGGRIRALGTRHSFNDLPDTDGTLVSVTGIAPEFVLDEEARTVEVGAGTRYGILARWLHERGWALHNLGSLPHISVGGATATGTHGSGDRNGVLTTAIRAIEYVDATGERVRVAIGEADFAGRAVGLGAYGIIVRLTLAVQPAYRVRQDVYTDLRWDAALEDLPAMTGAGYSVSLFTRWGGDAAGQLWVKTRLDRDDAPVVDDVLGARRLLTSANSIGDAIADNLTEQGGVPGPWLERLPHFRLDATPSNGDEIQSEYFVAPADAPDALRAVRTLADRIAPHLLVSELRTAAPDDLWLSGAYERGLFAIHFTWANQPAAVLGVLPEIESALADFAVRPHWGKVHTLDREDLERTVPRLADARALFERLDPEGVFTNAHLERVGVREAR; from the coding sequence ATGACGGAACGCAACTGGGCGGGGACCTACGCCTACCGTGCGCCCATCGTTCAGGCCGGCACGATCGAGGACGTGCAGGCGCTCGTGCGGGCGGGCGGGCGGATCCGAGCGCTCGGCACCCGGCACTCGTTCAACGACCTCCCCGACACCGACGGCACGCTCGTGTCGGTCACCGGCATCGCCCCGGAGTTCGTGCTCGACGAGGAGGCGCGCACCGTCGAGGTGGGCGCGGGCACGCGGTACGGCATCCTCGCCCGCTGGCTGCACGAGCGCGGCTGGGCGCTGCACAACCTCGGCTCGCTGCCGCACATCTCGGTCGGCGGCGCCACGGCCACCGGCACGCACGGCTCGGGCGACCGGAACGGCGTGCTCACGACGGCGATCCGCGCGATCGAGTACGTCGACGCGACCGGCGAGCGCGTCAGGGTCGCGATCGGCGAGGCCGACTTCGCGGGCCGGGCGGTCGGGCTCGGCGCCTACGGGATCATCGTCCGGCTGACGCTCGCCGTGCAGCCCGCGTACCGCGTGCGCCAGGACGTGTACACCGACCTGCGCTGGGATGCCGCGCTCGAGGACCTCCCCGCGATGACCGGCGCCGGCTACAGCGTGAGCCTCTTCACTCGGTGGGGCGGTGATGCAGCCGGCCAGCTGTGGGTCAAGACGCGCCTGGACCGCGACGACGCCCCGGTGGTCGACGACGTGCTCGGCGCTCGCCGGCTGCTGACCTCGGCGAACTCGATCGGCGACGCGATCGCCGACAACCTGACGGAGCAGGGCGGGGTGCCCGGCCCGTGGCTCGAGCGCCTGCCGCACTTCCGCCTCGACGCGACGCCGTCGAACGGCGACGAGATCCAGAGCGAGTACTTCGTGGCGCCGGCCGACGCGCCCGACGCGCTGCGCGCCGTGCGCACGCTCGCCGACCGCATCGCGCCGCACCTGCTCGTGAGCGAGCTGCGCACGGCGGCACCCGACGACCTGTGGCTGAGCGGCGCCTACGAGCGCGGCCTGTTCGCGATCCACTTCACGTGGGCCAACCAGCCCGCGGCGGTGCTCGGCGTGCTGCCCGAGATCGAGTCGGCGCTGGCGGACTTCGCCGTGCGCCCGCACTGGGGCAAGGTGCACACGCTCGACCGCGAGGACCTCGAGCGCACGGTCCCCCGGCTCGCCGACGCACGCGCGCTGTTCGAGCGGCTCGATCCCGAGGGCGTGTTCACGAACGCCCACCTCGAGCGCGTGGGGGTGCGGGAGGCGCGCTGA
- a CDS encoding transglutaminase family protein, which yields MSRIRIVHRTGFTYEEPATASYNEARMLPHSGGEQFVLQAGLDIRPGATQHSYLDYWGTRVSTFEVLTPHRELSVTATSLVEVRPSPVPRSELSWDELEVAAGSTVGLVEASSFSDATAPPPEVVELARDIRAEGAPVGETALEISRAVGGAMEYMRGVTGVHSTGAEAWAERKGVCQDIAHVALGALRSVGIPARYVSGYLHPDPDADLGQTVVGESHAWVEWFAGEWRGYDPTNLKEVGELHVLVGRGRDYSDVTPLRGVYAGPGASELFVSVEVTRVA from the coding sequence GTGAGCCGCATCCGCATCGTGCACCGCACGGGCTTCACCTACGAGGAGCCGGCGACCGCGTCGTACAACGAGGCGCGCATGCTGCCGCACTCGGGCGGCGAGCAGTTCGTGCTGCAGGCGGGCCTCGACATCCGCCCCGGCGCGACGCAGCACTCCTACCTCGACTACTGGGGCACGCGCGTGTCGACGTTCGAGGTGCTCACGCCGCACCGCGAGCTGTCGGTCACCGCCACGAGCCTCGTCGAGGTGCGACCGTCGCCGGTGCCGCGGTCGGAGCTGTCGTGGGACGAGCTCGAGGTCGCGGCCGGATCGACCGTCGGGCTCGTCGAGGCGTCGTCGTTCTCGGATGCCACGGCCCCGCCGCCCGAGGTCGTCGAGCTCGCGCGCGACATCCGGGCGGAGGGCGCGCCCGTCGGCGAGACCGCGCTCGAGATCAGCCGCGCCGTCGGCGGCGCGATGGAGTACATGCGCGGCGTCACGGGCGTGCACTCCACCGGAGCCGAGGCGTGGGCCGAGCGCAAGGGCGTGTGCCAGGACATCGCGCACGTCGCGCTCGGCGCGCTCCGGTCGGTCGGCATCCCGGCCCGCTACGTCTCGGGCTACCTGCACCCCGACCCCGACGCCGACCTCGGGCAGACCGTGGTCGGCGAGTCGCACGCCTGGGTCGAGTGGTTCGCGGGGGAGTGGCGTGGCTACGACCCCACCAACCTCAAGGAGGTCGGCGAGCTGCACGTGCTCGTCGGCCGCGGCCGCGACTACAGCGACGTCACGCCGTTGCGGGGCGTGTACGCCGGCCCCGGGGCATCCGAGCTGTTCGTCTCGGTCGAGGTCACCCGCGTCGCCTGA
- a CDS encoding circularly permuted type 2 ATP-grasp protein, translating to MGTLFDGYTATRAERARKRATQPWDEMFPAEAADVREPYRELYPALAAMTQEELRGRTEALATSYLAQGVTFDFAGEERPFPLDAVPRVIAASDWNMVEAGVAQRVRALERFLADVYGPQLAVRDGVIPAALISSSTHYHRQAAGIESANGVRIQVSGIDVIRDEQGAWRVLEDNVRVPSGVSYVISNRRVMAQTLPELFTSMRVRPVGDYPNRLLQALRASAPEGVDDPTVVVLTPGVYNSAYYEHTLLARLMGVELVEGRDLFCSGGRVWMRTTAGPTRVDVIYRRVDDEFLDPQQFRPDSVLGAPGLMLAARLGHVTIANAVGNGVADDKLVYTYVPDLIRYFLGEDPILPNVDTWRLEEPEALAEVLDRLDELVVKPVDGSGGKGLVVGPDASRDELSDLRARLLADPRGWIAQPVVQLSTIPTLVEDGMRPRHADLRPFAVNDGEDVWVLPGGLTRVALPEGQLVVNSSQGGGSKDTWVLDDTTITGPIAGLVPARHSPGSVVADQATATAARPPTGSTPVVEAERAAPHRSHRPEASPQDEDAPVRQQQQQQQQQQSGGRVAPTRSGDAYRDPVTRAGSPRLDTRPAAPGATRRAEGTEVPRC from the coding sequence ATGGGAACGCTCTTCGACGGCTACACCGCGACCCGCGCGGAACGGGCCCGGAAGCGCGCGACGCAGCCGTGGGACGAGATGTTCCCCGCCGAGGCGGCCGACGTGCGCGAGCCCTACCGCGAGCTCTACCCGGCGCTCGCCGCCATGACGCAGGAGGAGCTCCGCGGCCGCACCGAGGCCCTCGCGACCTCCTACCTCGCGCAGGGTGTCACGTTCGACTTCGCGGGCGAGGAGCGGCCCTTCCCGCTCGACGCCGTGCCGCGCGTCATCGCGGCATCCGACTGGAACATGGTCGAGGCCGGCGTCGCCCAGCGGGTGCGCGCGCTCGAGCGGTTCCTCGCCGACGTGTACGGACCGCAGCTCGCGGTGCGCGACGGCGTGATCCCGGCCGCGCTCATCAGCTCGTCGACGCACTACCACCGGCAGGCGGCCGGCATCGAGAGCGCCAACGGCGTGCGCATCCAGGTCTCGGGCATCGACGTCATCCGCGACGAACAGGGCGCGTGGCGGGTGCTCGAGGACAACGTCCGCGTGCCGAGCGGCGTGAGCTACGTCATCTCGAACCGAAGGGTCATGGCGCAGACGCTGCCCGAGCTGTTCACGTCGATGCGCGTGCGACCGGTCGGCGACTACCCGAACCGGCTGCTGCAGGCGCTGCGCGCGAGCGCGCCCGAGGGCGTCGACGACCCGACCGTGGTCGTGCTCACGCCGGGCGTCTACAACTCGGCGTACTACGAGCACACGCTGCTCGCGCGGCTCATGGGCGTCGAGCTCGTCGAGGGACGCGACCTGTTCTGCTCGGGCGGGCGTGTCTGGATGCGGACGACGGCCGGCCCGACGCGCGTCGACGTGATCTACCGCCGGGTCGACGACGAGTTCCTCGACCCGCAGCAGTTCCGTCCCGACTCGGTGCTCGGTGCGCCGGGCCTCATGCTCGCGGCGCGCCTCGGCCACGTGACCATCGCGAACGCCGTGGGCAACGGCGTCGCCGACGACAAACTCGTCTACACCTACGTGCCCGACCTCATCCGCTACTTCCTCGGCGAGGATCCCATCCTCCCGAACGTCGACACCTGGCGGCTCGAGGAGCCCGAGGCGCTCGCCGAGGTGCTCGACCGCCTCGACGAACTCGTCGTGAAGCCCGTCGACGGCTCGGGCGGCAAGGGCCTCGTCGTCGGTCCGGATGCCTCGCGCGACGAGCTCTCAGACCTGCGCGCCCGGCTCCTCGCCGACCCCCGCGGCTGGATCGCGCAGCCCGTCGTGCAGCTCTCGACGATCCCGACCCTCGTGGAGGACGGCATGCGCCCGCGGCACGCCGACCTGCGCCCGTTCGCGGTGAACGACGGCGAGGACGTGTGGGTGCTGCCAGGCGGCCTCACCCGCGTCGCGCTGCCCGAGGGGCAGCTCGTCGTGAACTCGAGCCAGGGCGGCGGCTCCAAGGACACGTGGGTGCTCGACGACACCACGATCACCGGTCCGATCGCGGGGCTCGTGCCGGCACGGCATTCGCCCGGCTCGGTCGTCGCCGACCAGGCGACGGCGACCGCCGCTCGGCCGCCGACCGGGTCGACGCCCGTCGTCGAGGCCGAGCGGGCCGCCCCGCACCGCAGTCATCGCCCCGAGGCATCCCCGCAGGACGAGGACGCCCCGGTGCGCCAACAGCAGCAACAGCAACAACAGCAACAGTCCGGTGGTCGAGTAGCGCCGACGCGCAGCGGCGACGCGTATCGAGACCCGGTGACGCGCGCTGGGTCGCCGCGTCTCGATACGCGTCCGGCTGCGCCGGGCGCTACTCGACGAGCGGAAGGGACGGAGGTGCCCCGATGCTGA